The nucleotide sequence TTCAACTATTAATGTCGTCAAATTTAACTTGGTTTATAGACCATACACACCCACGGATTTTTCCTATGCAAGCATTCTAATTTGTTATTATAGCATACCAGTCTAGTCTTTGTTGTAACAATACATGCATATGCATATGTAAGATGCCAAAGCCAATTTGTTATTGTAAAAGTTATGAATGAACTTTCTGACTTACATATAATTAGAGTTGCAGGAAGATGGCCTCTATACAGAAGAAGCACCAGTAGcttttgaattttcattttcttcctgCCATATCAAGCAATATAGTTATTATTTTGTACATAATGTATAAAAAGGgaaacccggtgcactaaagctctcgcatacgcagggtctgggaaggggtcccaccatttttggtgtattgtacgcagccttaccctgtttttttatacaaaagacTGTTTCCCAAGATTTGAACCcttgacctttcagtcacatgacaacaactttaccagttgcgccaaggttacGTATTTGTACATAATGTATGTATAACAAAAATCTCACTCAcacaaagagaagaaaaacaaaatgaaaacttaCAAGTTTCATGTCAAAGACGCTTGTACGATTTTTGTTATTATATGTACCACGTCTGTAATTAAAATGCTTTTGTGCATGACTAGCAACCTGAGTAGGAGTCTTGGTCACCACAAAATCCTTCGATATTCGCTTCCATTTGCCTTTTCCAACAGCCTTTAGACCTTTCAAGAAAGCCTTGTGCTCCGTCCTTGTCCATGGTTTCACTATAATGCAACAagttattattttcatatacaAAATAATAGAAGTTTTTCTCACTAAGCGTAAGATATTGATTACCATAAAAGAAAGTGAGattaatcatataaaaatatcTGATCATGCATTGAAGGATAGGGCAatgcataaaaatatgaattttgaaCATTTAAACCATTGGATTGTCTCTTAATGTTATAATATTGAACATTTAAACCACTGGATTTGTTATTACTGTATGGGTTTTGGTTCTAAATCTTGATTGGTTTTTTGTTGTGCTACGAGACTCCTCACCACTCGTCGGGTTGGAGTATGTCGCCACCTTCGTGTGGTTGTGTGTTGGTTTGGTTGAAATCCGAAAGAGTCTGGTTCATccaattttgtttgtttctaaaacCCGTGAGGGTCTGAATGATTGTTTGTGGGTAAAGATTAATCCAGTTACCTTCAGGTGCTGGTGGCTTTCTTTGGTTCATGATCGCCTCGAAGGTGGGTGCTGATTCAAATGTCCGTAAATGTTATTGTTATGCTTCTTGACTGATCGGTTATAAATGGCTGTGGCGAGAAATGGCTGAGAGTTTGCTGTATTGTGGAGGTGCATGGATTTGTTACCGTGTTGGCAGTCGGATTCACTAGCTCTAATCAAGATTTTGATCCAATTCTTGTTATGTCAcacatcaatatatttttacaatttgGTTTCACATCCGTACTCGAGTGCCCTGGATTGTGCTAGTAGCGTGTGGTTGATTGTTTTCGATTTTGATTTATGGTTTCTATAAAGGGTTTTTACAGAAAGAAGGAGGAATGTACAAACGCCAGAACAAAGTCCCAAAAGGATAAACAAAAGACCAACGTACCCACAAACAAACCACACAATGAGGAACTGACTAATCCCCTGAAAGGGTCCCACTCGGCTTTTGGGCACCACCAAAGTCCCCCCACCCACACACACAGGTTGGATCCAACTCAATAGCCTACACCAACCTCTATAGGTTCCAACAAAGAAACTAGTTCCACCCCCAACTCATAGAGAACAACGGTGACCAGGGTGTCTACCAAACAACCACTTCCAAGAGAGGAAATAAATCTAATCCGCTAGTGGCTTAACCTCAACAGGTTTACCTGCAAAAATAAGACCATTACGAGCCTTCCAGAAGGTCCACACAACTGAATgctagattaaaataaaacaaagccTACCCCTAGCCCTCTTCCCACGAGACTCTATTAATtgaaataaacataaaacaatcCCCGTAAGAACCAGCTCCCAACCCAAACACTAGCGCACCTTATACCACACTAAAGACGGAATTGGGCATAACACAAGAATATGATGAGTCATCTCACTCAACACCCCACAAAAGGGACATGATGTACTATGGAAGTCGAGAGAAGATTCATCATAGTTGGAATTCTATCAAGAATGAGTTGCCAAGCGAAAGCTTTGACCTTAGAGGGAGCCCAACTCTTCCACGACCTCAACAACAAAGAAATCATATCCTCCAAGCTAGAGCCCTCACCCAACAACCGCTCAGACAACACTCAATAGGCATACCTAGAAAATTACACCTCCTCGGGATATGCACCCACTTCAACGAATCCTCCCACTCGGGATGGATGACCTCATCCATAACAAACACTAGCTCCCCAGACAAATCCTCTGCTCACACAAAATAATTCCGCCTCCAACGGAGATCCTAAACCCAACCAACTTCTCCCCAACTTCCGATCATATCCACAAACTTTGCCTTCTGCTTTGAAACCTGAAGAGTCTAGTGAAACGCACACACAAAAGGACCTGACCGACCCATATATCCTCCCAGAAGGAAGTTGACATCCCACTCCTGACCACCTTCCTCACCCCATCCAAAAACCAGTCTGAATGGGAGGTGGCGCCAAATCCTAACAAGGAAATACCTTTCCACTATGAAGAACCTATAAGGTTGCTTTATTTTACCTagtttaattgtttttcttttatttttgatggGTAAGGTGTTAAGTCCCCACATTGTTTGTTCTATATATGTTATACTTTTAATCAATTTAGGGTGTCATTTGCTAAAATAAaccaatatttatatttttatcatattttgcTTCATGTTTATGATGGGTAAGTTGTTATCTCCCCAATTTTTTTGCACTCCCTCCGATTtacttataagaaaaagttgactttttagattcattgaataattgtaTTTGATCTAGAATATAGACCaatacatcatttatgcaatgaataaaaaaagttaaatgtttcttttaaataggaccggagggagtaccaTTTATGTTTACTATTAATCTGTTCAGGGTGTCGCATATCcatatttgctaaaaaaataaaatcaatatttatattttatcttattttgctTCATGATCATGATGGGTAAGATGTTATTTCCCCAGTTGTGTACTATTTATGTTTACTTTTAATCCATCAACACCtcatttgttaaaagaaaaaattaatatttatattttatcttattttgctTCATAGATTATAAGATGTTGTTAACAATATTGTTAGTAAAAGAAGGTAGTACTAATATAAGAGAGAAATTGTCCTATTCCATGATCAATATAAGAGATCCTCTAACCCAAACGCAAGTTGGAATCAAAACATGAACAAATAGAACTATAGTATAACAAGTGATAGAACTATAGTACACTAGGGTTGGCAAAgagcaaaaaaaacaaaacacctCAGAAAACCACCccgaaaaaacaaaacaaaccacCAAACAAAACGCCACTAACCAAGAGCTGCAAACAACCACAAAAcacaaaatgttatttaaaaacATACCCTTTTTGATGTGTTCATGGTTGGAACTTTGACCAGTATCAAATTCTTGATTTTCGTTTTCATACTCATCAGGTCTATGATTGAAGTTTTCCAGACTAAAACTCTCGTTCATGGTGTCATCATCTGTGACAAGATTTTTTGCGATGTTCACACCAAACAACATCACACACCTATCACCATTCTCATCGTATGTCTTTAAATTATTCGACATGGTTTTTGTCTTTAGGTCTAGCGAAAACCTTCTGCGTTAAGGGTTTTGCTTTAATCTTctgtttatatttatatacaaacTTTTGTTTTATCTCTCACTATTGGCAGTCATATTTTTTCGAGGGTATAACTGAATATCCCTAAAAGTTAGATGATTTAGATGATCTTTTTGAAGGAATCCCTTAAATTTAGGtgataataattagaatatcTAACGTAtaataatttcttatctgaTGAAATATTGTTTTATCAAGATATAGTTTGATTTTGAAGTAATCTAGACATAAGATAACAATCTgattagtcaaaaaaaaatctgattacTTTTATTTGAGGaagatttctttcaaaaaaaaattatttgaggaagatttctttcaaaaaaataatttatttgaggaagatatatttttgttacaaatatatatgtatgtgtcTATAAAtgatttactttttaatttatttgacgaaatattatatatatatatatatatatataatttctttttactaatatgtgtttgtatatattgtcaaaaatatgtgtgtatatatatttcccGTTTGAGAATCTTTTTAATGATTCcactaatattattttttcggAATATTTTATAAAGTACGTTtgtttcaattataaaaaaataattacgtTTGTTTTAATGATTCCACTAATATTTGtttcaggttttttttttttttttgacattaaaGGAAATTTGAATAATGAAAGTCGGGCAATAAATCAAATGCAAGACTGCAGAAATACAAGGCGGAGTTTCTTCGATCCATATGTAATCTGAATTCTTAAGAACATATTTACCTAAATAATGAGCacgtttgtttcaagttattaTAAGGTAGGTTTTTCACTTTTTGGAATATTTTATAAGGtatgtttgtttcaaattattttgataatttccaacaaataaaatgatagaaatattttttttttgagggcaaaaatgatagaaatatatattctaatgttttttacaagtttaatgaattttattcttgatattcaatatttttaaaaattaaacaacattCTCATAAAATAGAGTGGGAGTCAAGtttttatgaagatgaaaataaatttataatattataaagattctgcatattataatattataatattccgaaaattgttataatattataaagatTCAAAAGAAATTGTTTCGTTAAGATTATGCATATTCAAAAGAACATTCTGCATATTATTCCCTCTACTATAAAGATTCCggaaatattataatattaacgaaacaatttcttttgaatacctcaaaataAATCCGCATCCTtataatcacaattttttttttttttttaggaaatcacaaaaaagttattcttaaaaatttagtaaattattggcccttaaaaaaatatagtggaCCTGAAAGAAACCCCATATAGTCTATTTATGTGTTCCCATATTATAACAATTGCTAACTACTCCTgtcaagaaaaaaaaggtaGTATTGATTTTATAGATtactatttgtttatttttttgataatgtATAGATtactatttaaatttaaaataaaaatttgcagcacatgaaagataaaattgctcctcataaaaaaaagataattttttttcattttgtccTTTTGATAATGTATTGTAGTAAGTTGTAACTGCATTTGACTAAAACGAAGAATTGTATAgctatttattgtttttgacgCGGTGAAATTAATTGTACAGCTATTGTACATTTGTATTTTGATCTTTTGCTTATATCACCGAATATTTGTGggatttatgttttgttattaaATATGTGGGATTGGATTTACTACTATTCTAGTTGTTTCTTTTTTGCAaaactattattatattatttgtaacTGAAATGATaagattaaacaatttttttgtgtggagattgtacttcttttttattaattttttttaagaaactaaattgaaattatattaacaaatattcattccttACCCCGCATAAGGTGTGCTTTAAAGaagcaaaaagaaaagtaaagttACGTGAGACACAGGTATGGTACACCAAAAGCAAACAAAGAGAacagttacaagaaattagaagGATTTAGACACCATGTGTGGTGGTGGTCAAAAGCAAGGTTATTAAATTTCGCTTTCAACCAGTCAAAAGATTGCGCCTTAACGTTGTCAAGAAAGTGGTGGATATTATCATTTATGTTTTTGGTGATTGTtgcatttctttctttccataacACCCAAATTGTAGAAAACTAAATTAAGCAAATATTTTGCGCTTACGTTTAGAGAAATCATTGAAGTCCACGAACAAATCTAAATGCTTTGAAATTCGAAGCGAAGTAACTATGTCGAAGCCTGACCAATTAGAAACTACGATCTGGATTTGACAGAAAAAGATGCAGTGAAGAAAAAGATAAGCCGCCTCCGCCAGATTACCGCACCTGCCCACACAAGGTTGAGAAGTAGCCAACATCATTCCACTCTCAAACATAATGTTATATGTTGGAAGACGGTTAGAAGAAGACGTCAGACAAATAGATTGACTTTTAAAGAAAATCCTTGTGCCAAAATACAAGGTTGTCAATTGCTATATTATCTTGATTTGCTGATTGGTGAAGAAAATTATAAGCACTGCTGACAATATAATTTGTTGAAGAATACAAAATTCACCTCCACCTGTCATTAACATCATCCTGCAAAATAATAGTGTTCAACATATCGCTACTCTCCCTCAGctactcctcctcccacgcccatAACCTCTTGTGCCACATTCAAGCCTCTCCACCCTCACCCACCCTAAAAGTTTCATCTCAGCCAATGTAGCCATCTTATTATCAGACATCTCGAAAAGACGGCTTGACATATCTTTGAAATCTACACCCTCCATCCAAGTAtcccaccaaaataaaatcGAGTTACCATTCCCTAACTCAAGCGCAAAATTATCATAAATCAAACTTCCTACAGCTGTACCAACACCATGGCCAATGATAACTAAATTGCTTTACCATATTAAACCCTTTTCCCCATTTGTGTGTAAAAAGCGGACAACTTCCCCAAACCTAGATTTCAATAAGCTGATTTGATgatgttattttagtttttgatatTGACTTTAGCTTGCTAACTTTAGCATGTTGATCTTATGTTAggtttcacttagatttttgtTAAACCAGTGAAGCAATCTATGCACGCCAGTACAAAATGATTCCATGTGTTCTAGCTAGCTTGTTAAAATTGATGTTTCTACTACATGAATCGATTAGTTTTCATCTGAATCGTATCACACTAAGTTTCTGACTTAGTGTGAATCGTTTCATGATATCatgaatttattcaaaaatgtggGAATCGTATCACAAAATCTTTCTGACTTGCCATGAATCGATTCAAGATAGTTTGAATCGTATCGGCCTTCATCCTGGGtattttgaatcaattcaaaTCTCATATGATACACATCAATCTTCATAGCATTCCTCTTCTTTCCAGTTTTGTCTTTAGCTGTCTAAATTGATTCACACATttagtgaatcgattcacatagttgtttttggaagaaaatttgcTCTTGCCCTCTCTTTCTATATATACTCACTTCCTCATATCACCcatgtcataccccaattttggaccgtttaaaatctcttgtccgtattttaaatttgttcacGTTCCCATTTATTCGTTTGTTTTTTACCGTTTAAAGTTCGTGTTTCTTgtctttagtcattcaaaaagtttttttgtGTTAAATCAACGTTCGCGTTTCACGACGTTTAAAAAcgtctcactttcatttttacgacgcatagtttttttttttttttttttttaaatcgtaACGATCACGTCAAAAAAAGAGAAGGCCTAATCGCATTTTAAAAggcgtttttttattaatcttttcaaacaaaatttcggcagggaggatactttgaagtacctcatgtcggattccgaagggactttttatttttttttctttctttcttttttttaggctagttttgttttttattatttattttctttatttttataaaagtcactcacgtgacttcttttctttccttctcttttcttttctttttatttttttattttattttattttattcattttgttttttatttatttatttatttatctgtcaaatctttttctccaagtctcagctgcaggggtatttttgtcatttgtttgtaccagagccaaccctaatttgtcactataaaagcctgtcaatcattgggaaatgggccAGAGAAAAAATCACTGTTCACAGAAAAATCAGCAACCACACATTTTTTCCAATCAAGTCACAAACAcaatttccttctctctctcctctttaccagatcaaacacaaaaatcataagAACAAATATGAATATCACCAACATTCACCAACAACATTCATGAACATTTGTTAACATAAACAGCACAAATTCACAAAACCAACTCGAACCCACACATAACACAACGAACAGAaccgaataaaaaaaaacaacaaatccGAACCCAAACAGCAAGAAATGAACCGGAGCAACCGAACCGGAACAAAGGAGAAACAAAACGAACCGGAGCAGGGGAGAGAGCACTTGAACCGAACCGGAAAGGGAAAGTAGAGGTACTTTTTTTGCTCATTTTTCTTTGAACCTTTGTTCCTAGATCTAGACTTGTACGAGCTTGCTTTGGAAATTCTGAGACCGGATTTGggtttagaacgaaaaaggatttTAGAaactataaaaatttaaaaaaaaaaaggagtttgaaactccggcgcggtggtgccaccaccggccaccgcgccggaaaactgcccttcgccggagaagaagagaggaGGGGCgctgctttttcttttttctagagagaagggagagcaaaagttttagagagaaggaggaaggagaaaatgagaaaaaaaccGGTCCCAACCACTTTTATAAGCATGTGTGAACCGGTCTGGTTCActtgaaccggaccggtccataTGTTTCCCTTCTCCTTTCTTTCTAAACCTTTAGatcctttcctttttttaatctaacggtcatGAATGTGCAATTTATGGTGTTCCTTAATACACCTTCAGATCTAGACTGATTgatttttaatctaacggtcaaGGATGATTCTGTTTAGATCACATGTGCGTTCCTTGCCTGCAGTATTCCATGTTCTTTTTTATCCAActgttggatcttagatcctatggctaTGATGAATCCAGGGTTTGAACCTGGaccattgatttaatccaatggtccagaattaatTCTGCTGagcaaatgttttatttttttatttgttattgtttttatttttttaaatgctgttttttattctttttgacatttttatgtttagaaaaaaattccaaaaaatgtttttctcactattttaattttctataattgttaaaaatccatcctattttttttccttttaatttgttttttttttattatttcttatatgatgatcttaaatttttttattattttaattcttgcttattatttcttatgtctcattcatcctaatatttcttgtgattactaaccatttaatttttgtcttaaatcatagcatgcatatttaattttctcatcattttatcttGTCATTGgcttagtatgtataaatagggaattgatgtaattttatttcttgcattttattttggcataaaggccttagggttgtatttaggaattgatgtaataatgtaggtaacacaagcaccgacacatgcaccgacactaccacatttttatttaccgctttccattaattttttacgacgttacgttagttttcaccgttagtttagaaaaaatcatttttcacaaaaaaatcaaatatgtcaaattcaaaaatctttttcttagcaacattttatctttattttcttaatcaaatttttaatcaattttaattcaacttcaatcattttcaaaatttaaaatcaatcaacctcactcatttcttttatctcatgccctgaggcctctttctcttcttaaaaccattttcaaaaaaatcttaaaatcaacttaacccaccaaagaaatttttgaggtgaactacattggttttgatccctttctttaagggtatgtaggcataggatttttatccttccaaatcaaataaaaataaccaaaaacatacttcttctccctccattctctcacttagacattaggcaataatttttTCAAGTAAACAAGTAacttagcacaagataatctaagtaagaggttcctatggaataccatagacgcttaggatgctagcaccttcccttcgcgtaaccaacccccgaatccaaagtctcgataagggtttttactcattttttcccttcccaagaataaaaatcgagagttcaaagatcgacgattcaaatcaattaatggtttgatatccgaaaatcgcgagcacagaaatggcgactccGCTGGGGACCTTGtcctacgcgggttaaacccacctaaCTTTCTTTATACTTGTGCTTCATTATTTCTTATGCCTTGTGAATACATGTCTAAATGTTATTGTTTTCACGTGAGGGGTGAGAaaataagctctacacccgagcttgagggaaatataagataggagtggtagacTCATAGTGGCATACCGAGAGTATACTCGTGTCTTGGCACATGTGAGATAACCACACTTAGCGGAGGAGCTTAAAGTGAtatatgtcggcgtgtgttttcacgtttaGACTTTATTACTCTTAAGTTTCCATTGAAGCTAAAGacctttagtaacccttaactcatcttggccttttaggacgtagtgcggtggctaaccaAGTGTTTTCTCGGAACtagtcgacacgcgatactacactcaaatgagactttcctacgaacgTTTTTGGACCGAGTGTTTTCTCGGTATCcgataatattcggaagtggtcgaggactttgggaaccttggtagaacccgtgatacaggtatattttaaaccatagtccttaccaaatggcgttgttacccttaaactccaacattgtggacttaacctcaccatgtATTCTATCCACTTAgcataaccatgcatacatgcattcattcataaacaaccttttccatcaaaattttttttgaaggacttggacaagtttttgtaaacatcacggatatggaccttgtaagaatgaacaccaagaaatacaacttccaaaatcttaactaagcttttaGCTTCTGTTAAAGAACttcttccttggtttcgttcttaccttttgaaaaagaaacctATTGTAAATATcttgacaattttcaaatgaaaccatgTTCCTCTGCCATGTTTACATTTCACTttaacaagtccttcaaaaataaataaataaataaataaatctatttttgcataagcatatcatgcatcattttgcattcatagtttctagtcTGTATCTCACACTATGTCTTCTCCATAAAAGGGTCAATTCATTAGTAAAGTGGTCAgatgtcttcatccaagttcggctcacatatgcagacactcgtgcaaacacaaAAGATGGATCAACTTGAGCAAGAGGTCCACGAGCTTCGTGGAGAAGTAACAACACTTCGggctgaggtagagaagttaactagccttgtatcttcattgatggctaCAAAGGATCCACCGCTTGTCCAACAAAGGCCTCAGGCACTATGTCAGCCAATATGCATGAAACGGTCTCGACAACAGGGTTCTCAGCAGTTTATCCCTCAAAATCAGTCTCCTCAACCGCTTATACCACAAAATCAGGCCCAAAAAGCGTCTCAGTGTGACCCGTTTCctgtgaaatatgcggatttgcCTCCCATTTTGCTGAAGACGAACCTTGTTCAAACCTTGTCACCTCCTCATGTGCCAAATACGCTGCCTCCCGGGTGTCGTCCTGACCGCAAttgtgccttccatcaaggggcaccagatCATGACACTAAGCAGTACTATCCTTTGAAGGAaaaagttcagaagttgattgaaaataacgcCTGGTCCTTCGAAGACCCAGATATAAAAGTgatacttcaacaacaacatctggcTTCTCACTCTGTTGCTGCTGTTACACCCATCACCAATGTTCAAGATCCGGGTTATCAACCCCAGTTTCAACCAAGCCAACAACAATATCTGGCTCCTCTCTCCGTTTCCGCTGTTATGCCCATCATGAACGCGGTCCAAGATCTGGGTTATCAGTCCCAATttcaacaatatcaacaacaacctcgACAACAGGCTCCAAGAATGAAATTTGATCCAATTCCAattaaatatgcaaagttgcttccctATTTGCTTGAGAGGAACCTTGTCCAAACCAGGCCACCTCCTCCGATACCGAAGAAATTGCCGGCTCGATGGAGACCTGAtctcttttgtgttttccatcaaggggcacaaggtcatgatGTTGAGCGCTGTTTTTCTTTGAAGATTGCGGTCCAGAAACTGATGGAAGATGATCTCATACCTTTCGAAGAGTTTGGATCTGAATACGCAAGTTAATCCGCTATCGGATCTTTGGACCTTGTGTTGACACATGGAATGTTTAGCTACAATTGGGTCTttgctgatgtttatttctactactcttttgttcaaataatatgtttgtttgtggCTTTatgtcttttcaaaaaaaaaaaaaaaaaaatccttttgtCCCACCCGAGACGAAAGTGAATTCAtctagggctttttgctttatgtattttcatcattagtGAAAGGTCGcttgatcccgactttgttttattttgtgctttttctggaaaaatggtaatacaaaaaacaaaaacaaaaaagaatctttttctttaaatcatttccacatatctgcataatcataatgtttatatcaataatcaaatcatgcattaataaacccgttgaacactttaatcatatactccctctcgaccttgagttccttgtatccgaggctgaataagaggatgatgaagaagcttCCACTGAGATTTCTCGCCTACTGGGGCATCTTGGCCGTCGAAGCTGCAAATATCAAAAGAGATTGTCTAGAAaaggactttcatgtacaaagactgGCATGAGATGCCACCGTTTATCTTACAAGGATTGTACTTCAAGTGAACACTTCAGCAGGGGCAACCCCCCCTCCATCCCTCAGTATACAACATAACGGCAGTGCCTCACATGGAGGTCAAAGTCCCGTCAACGGGAGTTCCAACGAAAGCTAagcttgattgaatttaaaagtgTCACTGCCGTATGGCGTGGACA is from Medicago truncatula cultivar Jemalong A17 chromosome 1, MtrunA17r5.0-ANR, whole genome shotgun sequence and encodes:
- the LOC25483182 gene encoding transcription factor MYB1R1, coding for MSNNLKTYDENGDRCVMLFGVNIAKNLVTDDDTMNESFSLENFNHRPDEYENENQEFDTGQSSNHEHIKKVKPWTRTEHKAFLKGLKAVGKGKWKRISKDFVVTKTPTQEENENSKATGASSV